The following are encoded together in the Nocardioides sp. Arc9.136 genome:
- a CDS encoding carboxypeptidase-like regulatory domain-containing protein: MGTSTNRRRRATALALALGLLASLLLALGTAAPAQAASGKVVGQVIGSQGGKLRVEMLWFDKGWNYLGRRKVEGDIYSLSLQPGTYHLQFVDQRPSYDVTKYAPSDVTVTVKGGGIVQRDVRMRRGAAITGTVKAGGRPAAGARVVAANTNEQSYEVKANGKGQFAVGGLPAGSYSVFTFDRKDTWVGRSRYVQGLKRGQAKNVGLALTKRGGSLLVQLRRGDGTKMTGSFYVTAVSKATGQFWTARARRGEVAFPNLYPGGYTMVAPGVGNWFARTAGIQGASVKAGRADLAASFRWTKRGAWITGYVVDEMDEETPMARAQVMVFDKAGHKLDETLTSSGGWFTLDGQIATQGGLKIVVNPEPDRGGYMQGAAWCQFKGTTSGPWSVRTGEETPVDAIVLPHATGKDVPSQCVV, from the coding sequence ATGGGGACCTCCACCAACCGGCGCCGTCGTGCCACGGCGCTCGCGCTCGCCCTCGGCCTGCTCGCCTCGCTGCTGCTGGCCCTCGGCACCGCCGCGCCCGCGCAGGCGGCCAGCGGCAAGGTCGTCGGCCAGGTGATCGGCAGCCAGGGCGGCAAGCTCAGGGTCGAGATGCTCTGGTTCGACAAGGGCTGGAACTACCTGGGCCGACGCAAGGTGGAGGGCGACATCTACTCCCTCTCCCTGCAGCCGGGGACCTACCACCTGCAGTTCGTCGACCAGCGGCCCTCCTACGACGTCACCAAGTACGCCCCCAGCGACGTCACCGTCACGGTGAAGGGCGGCGGGATCGTCCAGCGCGACGTGAGGATGCGTCGGGGTGCGGCCATCACCGGGACCGTGAAGGCCGGCGGTCGCCCGGCGGCCGGCGCCCGCGTGGTCGCCGCCAACACCAACGAGCAGTCCTACGAGGTCAAGGCGAACGGCAAGGGCCAGTTCGCCGTCGGCGGCCTGCCGGCCGGCAGCTACTCGGTCTTCACCTTCGACCGCAAGGACACCTGGGTCGGCAGGTCCCGCTACGTGCAGGGGCTCAAGCGCGGCCAGGCCAAGAACGTCGGCCTCGCGCTGACCAAGCGCGGTGGCAGCCTCCTCGTCCAGCTGCGGCGCGGCGACGGCACCAAGATGACCGGGTCCTTCTACGTCACCGCGGTCAGCAAGGCGACCGGGCAGTTCTGGACCGCCCGTGCCCGCCGGGGCGAGGTGGCCTTCCCGAACCTCTACCCCGGCGGGTACACCATGGTCGCCCCGGGCGTGGGCAACTGGTTCGCCCGCACCGCGGGCATCCAGGGCGCGAGCGTCAAGGCGGGCCGCGCGGACCTGGCCGCTTCCTTCCGCTGGACCAAGCGGGGCGCCTGGATCACCGGCTACGTCGTCGACGAGATGGACGAGGAGACGCCGATGGCGCGGGCCCAGGTCATGGTCTTCGACAAGGCCGGCCACAAGCTCGACGAGACCCTGACCAGCTCCGGCGGCTGGTTCACCCTCGACGGGCAGATCGCGACCCAGGGCGGACTGAAGATCGTCGTCAACCCCGAGCCGGACCGCGGCGGCTACATGCAGGGCGCCGCGTGGTGCCAGTTCAAGGGCACGACCTCTGGCCCGTGGTCGGTGCGGACCGGCGAGGAGACACCGGTCGACGCGATCGTGCTGCCGCACGCGACCGGCAAGGACGTCCCGTCCCAGTGCGTCGTCTGA
- a CDS encoding nuclear transport factor 2 family protein, giving the protein MPASNEAVRAVVEQYVALVGSGTAQEISALYADGATVEDPVGKEPLRTREQIEAFYATLEGMEQETSLLTARVVAGEAVFHFEVRTKVGDQTYVLSPIDVMTFDDDARITSMRAYWSDTDMTVA; this is encoded by the coding sequence ATGCCTGCGAGCAACGAAGCCGTCCGAGCCGTCGTCGAGCAGTACGTCGCGCTGGTGGGGTCGGGCACCGCGCAGGAGATCTCCGCCCTCTACGCCGACGGCGCCACCGTCGAGGACCCGGTCGGCAAGGAGCCGCTCAGGACGCGGGAGCAGATCGAGGCGTTCTACGCCACGCTGGAGGGCATGGAGCAGGAGACCAGCCTGCTCACCGCCCGGGTGGTGGCCGGCGAGGCGGTCTTCCACTTCGAGGTCCGCACGAAGGTCGGCGACCAGACCTACGTGCTGAGCCCGATCGACGTGATGACCTTCGACGACGACGCGCGGATCACCAGCATGCGGGCGTACTGGAGCGACACGGACATGACCGTGGCCTGA
- a CDS encoding DUF4031 domain-containing protein, which yields MILVDPPNAAGHGRLWSHLASDSSYEELHVFARGLGIPERGFDRDHYDVPAEWYDRVVAAGATPISSRELVARLVATGLRRRKRDVRGPGQGTSGR from the coding sequence GTGATCCTCGTCGACCCGCCCAACGCGGCCGGCCACGGCCGGCTGTGGTCCCACCTGGCCAGCGACAGCTCCTACGAGGAGCTGCACGTCTTCGCCCGGGGGCTCGGCATCCCCGAGCGCGGCTTCGACCGCGACCACTACGACGTGCCCGCGGAGTGGTACGACCGGGTGGTGGCCGCCGGCGCCACCCCGATCAGCTCGCGTGAGCTCGTGGCCCGGCTGGTCGCGACCGGCCTGCGGCGCCGCAAGCGCGACGTCCGCGGTCCCGGGCAGGGGACCTCAGGCCGGTAG
- a CDS encoding copper homeostasis protein CutC, with the protein MPEPRDARDTVLEVAVAHERDVPGAAEGGADRVRLATPAGLSPEPALVSAVCRESDLPVHVVLRLDDSWTTTGGELARLVGLAADYAACGAAGFSFGFLDADLEVDTAVCTHLAERLPDGLPWTFSRAFDATLDPRRSWRRVLGLPGLAGVHSSGSPQGMTVGYDDLLAAAADPAVARLLVAGGGLLAEHVPWLLRAGVRQLALDTQVRPGASYRSYVDAGHVRSWRRLLG; encoded by the coding sequence ATGCCGGAGCCCCGCGACGCCCGAGACACCGTGCTCGAGGTCGCCGTCGCCCACGAGCGCGACGTCCCGGGCGCGGCCGAGGGCGGCGCCGACCGCGTCCGCCTGGCGACGCCGGCCGGCCTCTCGCCGGAGCCGGCGCTCGTCTCGGCGGTGTGCCGCGAGTCCGACCTCCCGGTCCACGTCGTGCTGCGGCTCGACGACTCCTGGACCACCACCGGCGGTGAGCTCGCGCGACTGGTCGGCCTCGCGGCCGACTACGCCGCCTGCGGCGCGGCGGGCTTCTCCTTCGGCTTCCTCGACGCCGACCTCGAGGTCGACACGGCCGTCTGCACCCACCTCGCCGAGCGCCTGCCCGACGGGCTGCCCTGGACGTTCTCCCGGGCCTTCGACGCGACCCTGGACCCCCGCCGCTCCTGGCGGCGCGTGCTCGGGCTTCCCGGCCTCGCCGGGGTGCACTCCTCGGGCTCGCCGCAGGGCATGACGGTCGGGTACGACGACCTGCTGGCCGCCGCCGCGGACCCGGCCGTCGCCCGGCTCCTCGTCGCCGGTGGCGGGCTGCTCGCCGAGCACGTCCCGTGGCTGCTCCGGGCCGGCGTGCGGCAGCTGGCCCTCGACACCCAGGTCCGGCCCGGGGCGTCGTACCGCTCCTACGTCGACGCGGGGCACGTGCGCTCCTGGCGCCGGCTGCTGGGGTGA
- a CDS encoding WXG100 family type VII secretion target, which yields MVALHLVGLHLVDPEPGAAQLRHDTTFQLWDASISALRDVVNTGIRVLNQVGAGLPLLPEGSLEELLVQPLTGDYGAIRQNAAACHQVADALGTWTANLVRVGATVDPRWDGLAGTAFTARLGVQAVTARGLAEVVRRGSALLEEIADVSERLGVRVEELLVDLGKAIARLARRLLTRVGGPAGWATFAGELALKGLDAVTDIVDDVRRVLGLVDTVVALHRTVADWADVQRDRLAVFGELAA from the coding sequence ATGGTCGCCCTGCACCTGGTCGGCCTCCACCTCGTCGACCCTGAGCCCGGCGCGGCCCAGCTGCGCCACGACACGACCTTCCAGCTGTGGGACGCCTCGATCTCCGCCCTCCGCGACGTGGTCAACACCGGCATCCGCGTGCTCAACCAGGTGGGGGCAGGGCTGCCGCTGCTGCCGGAGGGATCGCTCGAGGAGCTGCTGGTGCAGCCGCTCACCGGCGACTACGGGGCGATCCGGCAGAACGCCGCCGCCTGCCACCAGGTGGCCGACGCGCTGGGGACGTGGACGGCCAACCTCGTGCGCGTCGGCGCGACCGTCGACCCGCGCTGGGACGGGCTCGCCGGCACGGCGTTCACGGCGCGGCTCGGGGTCCAGGCGGTGACCGCCCGCGGCCTCGCGGAGGTGGTGCGACGAGGGTCGGCGCTGCTGGAGGAGATCGCCGACGTCTCCGAGCGGCTCGGCGTCCGGGTCGAGGAGCTCCTCGTCGACCTCGGCAAGGCGATCGCCCGTCTTGCCCGGCGGCTGCTGACGCGGGTCGGTGGACCGGCCGGGTGGGCGACCTTCGCCGGCGAGCTCGCGCTGAAGGGGCTGGACGCCGTGACCGACATCGTCGACGACGTACGGCGCGTGCTCGGCCTGGTCGACACCGTGGTCGCCCTGCACCGCACCGTGGCCGACTGGGCCGACGTGCAGCGCGACCGGCTGGCGGTCTTCGGGGAGCTGGCCGCATGA
- a CDS encoding DUF4287 domain-containing protein — protein MSFQAYLDKAEEKTGLTPRQLVDQANAHGLDAGSRTSEVIAWFKSEHGLGHGHAAALAHVVVKGPTISAKHVGTTGSHRDDSATLWLDGRATRPGA, from the coding sequence ATGTCCTTCCAGGCCTACCTCGACAAGGCCGAGGAGAAGACCGGGCTCACGCCCCGTCAGCTCGTCGACCAGGCGAACGCCCACGGTCTCGACGCCGGGTCCCGGACCAGCGAGGTGATCGCGTGGTTCAAGTCCGAGCACGGTCTCGGTCACGGGCACGCCGCCGCGCTGGCCCACGTGGTGGTGAAGGGGCCGACGATCAGCGCCAAGCACGTCGGCACGACCGGGAGCCACCGCGACGACTCCGCCACGCTGTGGCTGGACGGCCGGGCGACCCGTCCTGGGGCCTGA
- a CDS encoding GntR family transcriptional regulator, with the protein MTDGRALKHVQVREYVRSLVTGCAPGSPAPSERELVHRFGVARMTVRQAMDALVVEGLLERIPGRGTFVARPRRTASRITGYTEEMNRRGLLAESQTLLARREQAGPGVARALSLSEGDAVIHWRRLRRADAKPMCLEDAYLNEVLLPGFLQSGMPTSLYDALESRGLRPTWAEDSITADKATPEEATLLEVEAGASVLRHSRRAIAGEKVVEVSRTVYRADRFTLWVQLGHES; encoded by the coding sequence GTGACTGACGGGCGCGCGCTCAAGCACGTCCAGGTGCGCGAGTACGTGCGTTCCCTGGTCACCGGGTGCGCTCCCGGATCGCCCGCTCCCTCCGAGCGTGAGCTGGTCCACCGTTTCGGCGTCGCGCGGATGACCGTGCGCCAGGCCATGGACGCGCTGGTCGTGGAGGGGCTGCTCGAGCGCATCCCCGGTCGCGGCACGTTCGTCGCACGGCCGCGTCGTACCGCCAGCCGGATCACCGGCTACACCGAGGAGATGAACCGTCGCGGCCTGCTGGCCGAGTCGCAGACCCTCCTCGCGCGCCGCGAGCAGGCCGGACCCGGCGTGGCCCGCGCGCTCAGCCTCAGCGAGGGCGACGCGGTGATCCACTGGCGCCGCCTGCGCCGCGCGGACGCCAAGCCGATGTGCCTGGAGGACGCCTACCTCAACGAGGTGCTCCTGCCCGGCTTCCTGCAGAGCGGCATGCCCACCAGCCTGTACGACGCCCTCGAGTCGCGCGGCCTGCGCCCCACCTGGGCCGAGGACTCGATCACCGCGGACAAGGCCACCCCCGAGGAGGCCACCCTGCTCGAGGTCGAGGCCGGCGCCTCCGTCCTGCGCCACTCCCGCCGCGCCATCGCCGGCGAGAAGGTCGTCGAGGTCTCCCGCACCGTCTACCGCGCCGACCGGTTCACGCTCTGGGTGCAGCTCGGGCACGAGTCCTGA
- a CDS encoding ABC transporter permease — MIRAALKSLLGRKLRLLMSTFAIVLGVAFVAGSLVFSDTLGRSFTALFASTVGDVVVQPEGGTTSQGAPSTQTLPAALVDELAEVEGAARADGNVEAVGVFVVDTDGKVVGGLGPPALGGNWNDAPAGHGLTGLRIQEGRAPERSGEVVLDARTAEKAGYGIGDDVPFVTSTDRLNLDAELVGIAEFAEGGSLNGATLAQFDTATAQELFLEGADAYNDIWVTAEDGVSQEELAERVREVLPAGVEAVTGDDAADEAASDLLEAVSFLTTFLLIFAGIALVVGSFLIVNTFSILVAQRSRELALLRALGASKRQVTWSVQLEALVLGLVGSTVGLGLGVLLAMGIRAVTATFGLDLTGQGLVFSPRTVFAAYAVGVLVTMAAAWLPARRTARIAPVQALRDDVALPESSMRRRLWAGLVLVVGGLAALAAGLFSDVPRAGWWVGLGVLAVLLGVAAASPVLSRPFLSAARAAYARVFGAVGNLAGQNGLRNPRRTTATASALMIGLTLACTMAIVGDSAKATVDKSVEENFVGDYVVSSAFGGEFSPAIADRMAGVDGVASVLRERFAFAERDGEGQGVAATDPDTVDDLGLTLVEGSADPLRDDTVVVQQSWAEEEGVGVGDTVTLDLPTGEAAWEVVGVFEDDPIVFLPLLTTVDTLLAAGFPDRDNYIVVDAEPGAGPALQDRLEEVVADSPVVTVKDEAGFAAEQREPIDQLVLMIFALLGLALVVAVLGIVNTLALSVIERTREVGLLRAIGLSRAQLRLMITLESVVIAVLGAVLGVLLGTFFGVALMRALRDEGLDVVSVPAGQLAAFLLVAVVVGVLAAVLPARRAARLDVLRAIATD; from the coding sequence ATGATCCGCGCCGCGCTGAAGAGCCTGCTCGGGCGCAAGCTGCGCCTGCTGATGAGCACGTTCGCCATCGTCCTCGGCGTCGCCTTCGTGGCCGGCTCACTGGTCTTCTCCGACACCCTGGGCCGCAGCTTCACCGCGCTCTTCGCCTCCACCGTCGGGGACGTCGTGGTCCAGCCCGAGGGCGGTACGACGAGCCAGGGGGCGCCGTCGACGCAGACGCTGCCGGCCGCGCTCGTCGACGAGCTCGCCGAGGTCGAGGGAGCGGCCCGTGCCGACGGCAACGTCGAGGCGGTCGGCGTCTTCGTCGTCGACACCGACGGCAAGGTCGTCGGCGGCCTCGGCCCGCCCGCCCTCGGCGGCAACTGGAACGACGCGCCCGCCGGCCACGGCCTCACCGGGCTGAGGATCCAGGAGGGTCGCGCGCCCGAGCGGTCCGGCGAGGTGGTCCTCGACGCACGGACCGCCGAGAAGGCCGGCTACGGCATCGGCGACGACGTGCCGTTCGTGACCTCGACCGACCGGCTCAACCTCGACGCGGAGCTGGTCGGCATCGCCGAGTTCGCCGAGGGTGGCTCGCTCAACGGCGCCACGCTCGCGCAGTTCGACACCGCGACCGCGCAGGAGCTCTTCCTCGAGGGCGCGGACGCCTACAACGACATCTGGGTGACCGCCGAGGACGGCGTCTCCCAGGAGGAGCTCGCCGAGCGCGTCCGCGAGGTGCTGCCCGCGGGCGTCGAGGCGGTCACCGGCGACGACGCCGCCGACGAGGCCGCCTCGGACCTGCTCGAGGCGGTCTCGTTCCTGACCACCTTCCTGCTGATCTTCGCCGGCATCGCGCTGGTCGTCGGCTCGTTCCTCATCGTCAACACCTTCTCGATCCTCGTCGCCCAGCGCAGCCGCGAGCTGGCGCTGCTGCGGGCGCTCGGTGCGTCCAAGCGGCAGGTCACCTGGTCGGTCCAGCTCGAGGCGCTCGTGCTCGGCCTGGTCGGCTCGACCGTCGGGCTCGGGCTGGGCGTGCTGCTCGCGATGGGCATCCGCGCAGTCACCGCCACCTTCGGCCTCGACCTGACCGGGCAGGGCCTGGTCTTCTCCCCGCGCACCGTCTTCGCGGCGTACGCCGTCGGGGTGCTCGTCACGATGGCCGCCGCCTGGCTGCCGGCCCGCCGCACCGCCCGGATCGCGCCGGTCCAGGCGCTGCGCGACGACGTCGCCCTGCCCGAGAGCTCGATGCGCCGCCGGCTCTGGGCCGGGCTGGTGCTCGTCGTCGGCGGCCTGGCGGCCCTGGCCGCCGGACTCTTCAGCGACGTGCCCCGCGCCGGCTGGTGGGTGGGGCTCGGCGTGCTGGCGGTGCTGCTCGGGGTGGCCGCGGCCAGCCCGGTGCTCAGCCGGCCGTTCCTGTCGGCCGCGCGGGCGGCGTACGCCCGGGTGTTCGGCGCCGTCGGCAACCTGGCCGGGCAGAACGGCCTGCGCAACCCGCGGCGCACGACCGCGACCGCCTCCGCGCTGATGATCGGGCTGACCCTCGCCTGCACGATGGCGATCGTCGGCGACTCGGCGAAGGCGACCGTCGACAAGTCGGTGGAGGAGAACTTCGTCGGGGACTACGTCGTCAGCAGCGCCTTCGGCGGGGAGTTCTCCCCGGCCATCGCCGATCGGATGGCCGGTGTCGACGGTGTGGCGTCGGTGCTGCGCGAGCGGTTCGCCTTCGCCGAGCGCGACGGCGAGGGACAGGGTGTCGCCGCCACCGATCCCGACACCGTCGACGACCTCGGCCTGACCCTCGTCGAGGGCAGCGCCGACCCGCTGCGCGACGACACGGTCGTGGTGCAGCAGTCCTGGGCCGAGGAGGAGGGCGTCGGGGTGGGGGACACCGTCACCCTCGACCTGCCGACCGGCGAGGCCGCCTGGGAGGTCGTCGGCGTCTTCGAGGACGACCCGATCGTCTTCCTCCCGCTGCTCACGACCGTCGACACGCTGCTCGCCGCGGGCTTCCCGGACCGGGACAACTACATCGTCGTGGACGCCGAGCCCGGCGCGGGGCCGGCGCTGCAGGACCGGCTCGAGGAGGTCGTCGCGGACAGCCCGGTGGTGACGGTCAAGGACGAGGCCGGCTTCGCCGCCGAGCAGCGGGAGCCGATCGACCAGCTGGTGCTGATGATCTTCGCGCTGCTCGGCCTGGCGCTCGTCGTCGCCGTGCTGGGCATCGTCAACACGCTCGCGCTCTCGGTGATCGAGCGCACCCGCGAGGTCGGGCTGCTGCGTGCGATCGGCCTGAGCCGGGCGCAGCTGCGACTGATGATCACGCTTGAGTCGGTGGTCATCGCGGTGCTGGGTGCGGTGCTCGGGGTGCTGCTGGGCACGTTCTTCGGCGTCGCGCTGATGCGTGCACTGCGCGACGAGGGCCTCGACGTGGTCAGCGTGCCGGCCGGGCAGCTGGCGGCGTTCCTGCTCGTGGCGGTCGTGGTGGGCGTCCTCGCCGCCGTGCTGCCCGCCCGCCGGGCCGCCCGCCTCGACGTGCTGCGTGCGATCGCCACCGATTGA
- a CDS encoding ABC transporter ATP-binding protein, translating into MTSPAASVRHLTKTYGTGPAQVRALDDVSLDLAAGEFTAVMGPSGSGKSTLMHCCAGLDTADAGQVLIGDHDLTTMGDKALTRLRRDEIGFVFQSFNLVPTLTAGENIVLPLSIAGRRPDREWHDTVVATVGLGDRLHHKPSELSGGQQQRVAVARALVNRPRIVFADEPTGNLDSRSGAEVLELLRRSVTGAGGFAGGQTVVMVTHDPVAAAYTDRVVFLADGRVVDELRHPDREQVLEVMARMSAPA; encoded by the coding sequence ATGACCTCGCCGGCAGCCAGCGTCCGCCACCTCACCAAGACCTACGGGACCGGCCCGGCACAGGTGCGCGCGCTGGACGACGTCTCGCTGGACCTGGCGGCCGGGGAGTTCACCGCGGTGATGGGACCCAGCGGGTCGGGGAAGTCCACGCTCATGCACTGCTGCGCCGGCCTCGACACCGCCGACGCCGGCCAGGTGCTCATCGGTGACCACGACCTGACGACGATGGGGGACAAGGCGCTGACCCGGCTGCGCCGCGACGAGATCGGCTTCGTCTTCCAGTCCTTCAACCTGGTGCCGACGCTCACCGCGGGGGAGAACATCGTGCTCCCGCTGTCGATCGCCGGCCGCCGCCCGGACCGCGAGTGGCACGACACGGTGGTGGCGACCGTCGGGCTCGGTGACCGGCTGCACCACAAGCCCAGCGAGCTCTCGGGCGGCCAGCAGCAGCGCGTGGCCGTGGCCCGGGCGCTGGTGAACCGGCCCCGGATCGTCTTCGCCGACGAGCCGACCGGCAACCTCGACTCGCGCTCGGGCGCCGAGGTCCTCGAGCTGCTGCGGCGCAGCGTCACCGGGGCCGGCGGCTTCGCCGGTGGGCAGACGGTCGTCATGGTGACCCACGACCCGGTCGCCGCGGCGTACACCGACCGGGTGGTCTTCCTCGCCGACGGCCGCGTGGTCGACGAGCTGCGGCACCCCGACCGCGAGCAGGTGCTCGAGGTCATGGCGCGGATGAGTGCGCCGGCATGA
- a CDS encoding alpha-ketoglutarate-dependent dioxygenase AlkB, which yields MPLTRGAWVDVCRAWLPEPDEVFGTLVTDVPWRADKRQMYDRVVDVPRLLHTYLVGDELPHRVLAEAREALSEHYLPELGEPFRTAGCCYYRDGRDSVAWHGDTIGRGSTRDTMVAIVSVGDPRRLQLRPRGGGDSMSIEMGHGDLVVMGGSCQRTWEHAVPKVASAGPRISVQFRPLDVF from the coding sequence ATGCCGCTGACGCGCGGCGCCTGGGTCGACGTCTGCCGCGCCTGGCTGCCGGAGCCCGACGAGGTGTTCGGCACGCTCGTCACCGACGTGCCCTGGCGGGCCGACAAGCGCCAGATGTACGACCGCGTGGTCGACGTGCCGCGGCTGCTCCACACCTACCTGGTCGGCGACGAGCTGCCCCACCGCGTCCTCGCCGAGGCCCGGGAGGCGCTCAGCGAGCACTACCTGCCCGAGCTGGGCGAGCCGTTCCGCACCGCCGGGTGCTGCTACTACCGCGACGGCCGGGACAGCGTGGCCTGGCACGGCGACACGATCGGCCGCGGATCGACGCGCGACACCATGGTCGCGATCGTCTCGGTCGGCGACCCGCGACGGCTCCAGCTGCGGCCGCGCGGTGGCGGGGACTCGATGTCGATCGAGATGGGCCACGGCGACCTGGTGGTGATGGGCGGGTCCTGCCAGCGCACCTGGGAGCACGCGGTGCCGAAGGTGGCGTCGGCCGGGCCGCGCATCTCAGTGCAGTTCCGGCCCCTCGACGTCTTCTGA
- a CDS encoding MFS transporter: MNSSDRSPRLTLSSFWHDLPREGKLLLSVVVLEFLGTGLVLPFHVVYLNEVRGIALSDVGLLLAVPPLVGLLVVGPTGSAIDRFGARRILMGTLVLLVVGNVLLATATSVGTAAVALSLTGIAFGVSWPASQSLIAAVVPRDLRQRYFGVNFTLLNLGIGIGGIVGGVVVDVDRAATFQGIYLADAASYLPALFLLAVPLRHVAGRPEHDEAVAQEPASYLAVLRRPAVASLMVLGFSASFVGYAQLNAGMPAYARAVGEVSTQGLGIAFAANTLVIVVLQLVVLQRIEGRRRTRVIAVMAALWAFAWLLLGGSGLVPGTVGATVLVAACASVFALGETLLQPTIPALVNDLAPDHLRGRYNALSSGAFQGAQVIAPPVSGFLIGHSLGDAYVGLLVVGCVAVALLAVTRVERQLPPGVNGVRVPAPVEEPTPTARISGAVDG, encoded by the coding sequence ATGAACAGCTCGGACCGTTCCCCCCGCCTCACCCTGTCCTCCTTCTGGCACGACCTGCCCCGCGAGGGGAAGCTGCTGCTCTCCGTGGTCGTGCTGGAGTTCCTCGGCACCGGCCTCGTGCTGCCCTTCCACGTCGTCTACCTCAACGAGGTCCGCGGGATCGCGCTCAGCGACGTCGGCCTGCTGCTGGCGGTGCCGCCGCTGGTGGGGCTCCTGGTGGTCGGGCCCACCGGGTCCGCGATCGACCGGTTCGGCGCCCGCCGCATCCTCATGGGCACGCTCGTCCTGCTGGTCGTCGGCAACGTGCTGCTGGCGACCGCGACCAGCGTCGGCACGGCGGCGGTGGCGCTGTCGCTGACCGGCATCGCCTTCGGCGTCTCGTGGCCGGCCTCGCAGAGCCTGATCGCCGCGGTCGTGCCGCGCGACCTGCGCCAGCGGTACTTCGGGGTCAACTTCACCCTGCTCAACCTGGGCATCGGGATCGGCGGCATCGTCGGTGGCGTCGTGGTCGACGTCGACCGCGCCGCGACGTTCCAGGGCATCTACCTCGCCGACGCCGCCAGCTACCTGCCGGCGCTGTTCCTGCTGGCCGTGCCGCTGCGGCACGTCGCCGGCCGCCCCGAGCACGACGAGGCCGTGGCCCAGGAGCCGGCGTCGTACCTCGCGGTGCTGCGCCGACCGGCCGTCGCGTCGCTGATGGTCCTCGGGTTCTCCGCCTCGTTCGTCGGCTACGCCCAGCTCAACGCCGGCATGCCGGCGTACGCCCGGGCGGTCGGCGAGGTCTCCACCCAGGGGCTGGGCATCGCCTTCGCCGCCAACACCCTCGTCATCGTGGTGCTGCAGCTGGTGGTGCTGCAGCGGATCGAGGGCCGCCGGCGGACCCGGGTGATCGCGGTGATGGCAGCCCTGTGGGCGTTCGCCTGGCTGCTCCTCGGCGGCTCCGGGCTGGTGCCGGGCACGGTCGGTGCGACGGTCCTGGTCGCGGCGTGCGCCTCGGTGTTCGCGCTCGGCGAGACGCTGCTGCAGCCGACGATCCCGGCGCTGGTCAACGACCTGGCGCCCGACCACCTGCGGGGCCGCTACAACGCGCTGAGCTCGGGTGCCTTCCAGGGGGCGCAGGTCATCGCACCGCCGGTCTCGGGCTTCCTGATCGGGCACTCGCTCGGCGACGCGTACGTCGGCCTGCTCGTCGTCGGCTGCGTCGCCGTCGCGCTGCTCGCCGTCACCCGCGTCGAGCGGCAGCTGCCGCCGGGGGTGAACGGCGTGCGGGTGCCGGCCCCCGTCGAGGAGCCGACACCCACCGCGCGGATCAGCGGCGCCGTCGACGGTTGA
- a CDS encoding SRPBCC family protein, with product MDLRHEFTVPTGVEETWAHFNDIASVAECFPGAVVTSVEETTFTGTVKVKLGPIALVYGGSGTFLEKDEDAHRFVVEAKGKDKRGNGTAGATVTLTMAPSGESGSTDVVVVTDLSITGKPAQFGRGVMQDVSDKLLGQFVACLEQRLSADPAPAGDAAEAPPTPAEASAAQAVAAPGATDGVAADEVAPVVSDAGPAPAAPRPAPAAGPSAGGGTDALDMGAAVLPVLLRSYGKQAGAGLLVLVLLVLLNRRRRR from the coding sequence ATGGACCTCCGGCACGAGTTCACCGTCCCGACCGGCGTCGAGGAGACCTGGGCGCACTTCAACGACATCGCCTCGGTCGCCGAGTGCTTCCCCGGCGCGGTCGTCACCTCGGTCGAGGAGACGACGTTCACCGGCACGGTCAAGGTCAAGCTCGGTCCGATCGCGCTGGTGTACGGCGGGTCCGGGACGTTCCTGGAGAAGGACGAGGACGCCCACCGCTTCGTCGTCGAGGCCAAGGGCAAGGACAAGCGCGGCAACGGCACGGCCGGCGCGACCGTCACCCTCACCATGGCGCCGTCGGGGGAGAGCGGCTCGACCGACGTCGTGGTCGTCACCGACCTCTCCATCACCGGCAAGCCCGCGCAGTTCGGCCGGGGCGTCATGCAGGACGTCTCCGACAAGCTGCTCGGCCAGTTCGTCGCGTGCCTCGAGCAGCGGCTGAGCGCCGACCCGGCACCTGCCGGGGACGCGGCCGAGGCGCCACCGACCCCCGCCGAGGCGTCCGCCGCCCAGGCCGTGGCGGCGCCGGGGGCCACGGACGGGGTCGCGGCCGACGAGGTGGCCCCGGTGGTCTCGGACGCCGGACCCGCTCCCGCGGCGCCTCGCCCGGCGCCCGCCGCGGGCCCGTCGGCCGGCGGCGGGACCGACGCGCTGGACATGGGCGCGGCGGTGCTGCCGGTGCTGCTGAGGTCCTACGGCAAGCAGGCCGGGGCCGGCCTGCTCGTCCTGGTGCTGCTGGTGCTGCTCAACCGTCGACGGCGCCGCTGA